The Maylandia zebra isolate NMK-2024a linkage group LG7, Mzebra_GT3a, whole genome shotgun sequence genome contains a region encoding:
- the mfhas1 gene encoding malignant fibrous histiocytoma-amplified sequence 1 homolog, giving the protein MKTLNENKEKEEEEEGSGCSAMEDKENNLKTARLWRDAALRSRKLRSNLRQLTLCSKNNQIILPEDIADIEALNLGNNSLQELPDGLGSSLNNLRVLVLRRNKFSSVPRVVFELGRLVELDMSHNCLRSLPEGVGQLRGLKKLCISHNKIQHLPAQIGALQSLEELDMSFNDLHDFPRSFSGLAHLRTLDADHNKLNQFPPEIMALSELEELDCSGNKFEVLPVDVRKLQSIKILWLSSLHMSSLPHTFCHLQHLESLMLDGNHLRELPPSFGSLQRLKMLNLSSNDFENFPQVILSITGLEELYLSRNRLIHIPEEIGQLGKLVNLWLDNNSITYLPDSIVELENLEELVLQGNQIAILPDNFGKLSKVNIWKVKDNPLIQPPYEVCMKGIPYIAVYQKELAHSQFAVKPRLKLVLMGTQNAGKTRLRQSLVSTQQDASSNQGNKGIEVTNWVADADRHLTFLVYDLSGKQNYDLIKPFFLSPGALYILVINLKTYSPKNFYTHVGYFLHLLCAKVPHAVVCLVGTHTDLCAEVEVEEKTLDIHRQIGLQEKRDIQSLRGLALQVDQALEQGYNVRTSSPHILFYGVTDKNLRRRKAQLQYMLNHRLQILSPVLRVCCTGAQRNIPRLREKLMSVAEHREIFPNLHRVLPKSWQMLEELHFKPKDLWLSWWDSARLGLQAGLTEDRLQSALSYLHESGKLLYFEDSLTLREYVFHNLPRFIAILNVFFQRDESTLLDRLLSEGERGDKGRVSLVIEDEKGENLRVTHLQHHVEGFLQHGLLPSNVIRLLLRPLIQTQQDLHLIMELLEKMGICYCINKPRSKPLNGATVWYKFPSYVSSEEVQVDASAGGSSLPLCNFFSVEQLHIQYSFPFLFPPGLFARFSVQINSHVVQRSDSKHQIFAYRGKVPVVISHRPAKGKLQVETLSIASHASLPNIWTAWQAITPLVEELNMLLQEWPGLHYSVHVLCSKCLKRGSSNPHAFPGELLSQPRPEGLTEIVCPKNGSERVNVALVYPPTPTVLSPCLK; this is encoded by the coding sequence ATGAAAACTCTCAATGAAaacaaggagaaggaggaggaggaggaggggtccGGCTGCAGCGCCATGGAGGACAAGGAGAACAATCTGAAAACGGCCAGGCTGTGGAGGGATGCCGCCCTCCGCTCCAGGAAGCTGCGGAGCAACCTGAGGCAGCTCACTCTCTGCTCCAAAAACAACCAGATCATCCTGCCAGAGGACATAGCCGACATCGAGGCGCTCAACCTGGGGAACAACTCCCTGCAGGAGCTGCCGGACGGCCTGGGATCCTCCCTGAACAACCTGCGCGTCTTGGTCCTCCGCAGGAACAAGTTCAGCTCTGTCCCTAGGGTAGTGTTTGAGCTGGGGCGGCTGGTGGAGCTCGACATGAGCCACAACTGTTTGAGGAGCCTTCCTGAGGGCGTGGGGCAGCTGAGAGGGCTGAAGAAGTTGTGCATCAGCCACAACAAAATCCAGCACCTGCCAGCTCAGATCGGAGCTCTGCAGTCTTTGGAGGAGCTCGACATGAGCTTTAACGACCTGCACGATTTCCCCAGGTCGTTCTCCGGCCTCGCCCACCTGCGAACTCTGGATGCAGATCACAACAAGCTGAACCAGTTTCCCCCCGAGATCATGGCCCTCAGTGAGCTGGAGGAGCTCGACTGCTCTGGGAATAAGTTTGAGGTGTTACCGGTGGACGTTCGGAagctgcagtccatcaaaatCCTGTGGCTCAGCAGCCTCCACATGTCCTCCTTACCCCACACTTTCTGTCACCTGCAGCACCTGGAGAGCCTGATGTTGGACGGGAACCACCTCAGAGAGCTGCCCCCCTCCTTCGGCAGCCTGCAAAGACTCAAAATGCTCAATCTGTCCTCAAATGACTTTGAAAACTTTCCCCAGGTTATTTTGAGCATAACGGGATTAGAGGAGCTTTACCTGAGCAGGAATAGACTGATTCATATTCCAGAGGAAATCGGCCAGCTGGGGAAGCTGGTGAACCTGTGGCTGGACAATAACAGCATCACATATCTGCCTGACTCCATCGTGGAGCTGGAGAATCTGGAGGAGCTCGTTTTACAGGGTAACCAAATAGCCATTCTTCCAGATAATTTTGGAAAGCTTTCCAAAGTGAACATTTGGAAAGTGAAGGATAACCCTCTGATCCAGCCACCGTACGAGGTGTGCATGAAGGGAATCCCATACATCGCAGTGTATCAGAAGGAGCTTGCACACTCTCAGTTTGCCGTGAAGCCGCGGCTCAAACTGGTCCTGATGGGGACCCAAAACGCAGGGAAAACCCGGCTGAGGCAGAGCCTGGTGAGCACGCAGCAGGACGCCAGCAGTAACCAGGGAAACAAAGGAATTGAAGTCACCAACTGGGTGGCAGACGCTGATCGCCACCTCACGTTCCTTGTGTATGACCTGTCAGGGAAGCAAAACTACGACCTGATCAAAcccttctttctctcccccgGTGCTCTCTACATTCTCGTCATCAACCTCAAAACGTACTCGCCCAAGAACTTTTACACCCATGTTGGGTATTTCCTTCACCTGCTCTGCGCCAAAGTGCCCCATGCTGTAGTCTGCTTGGTGGGCACGCACACAGACTTGTGTgcggaggtggaggtggaggagaagaCTCTGGACATCCACAGGCAGATTGGCCTGCAGGAGAAGAGGGACATCCAGAGTTTAAGGGGGCTGGCACTGCAGGTGGACCAGGCTCTGGAGCAGGGCTACAACGTCCGCACCTCCAGCCCTCACATCCTCTTTTACGGTGTCACTGACAAAAACCTGAGGCGCCGAAAAGCCCAGCTGCAGTACATGCTGAACCACCGGCTGCAGATCCTCTCTCCTGTCCTGAGAGTTTGCTGCACAGGTGCTCAGAGGAACATCCCAAGGCTGAGGGAGAAGCTCATGTCCGTTgcagaacacagggagatctTCCCCAACCTCCATCGTGTGCTGCCAAAGTCCTGGCAGATGCTGGAGGAGCTGCACTTTAAGCCCAAAGACCTGTGGCTCTCGTGGTGGGACTCAGCCCGGCTGGGCCTGCAGGCAGGGCTCACTGAGGACCGGCTGCAGAGCGCTTTATCCTACCTGCACGAGAGTGGGAAGCTGCTCTACTTTGAGGACAGCCTCACGCTAAGGGAATACGTTTTTCACAATCTTCCACGATTCATCGCAATTCTCAATGTGTTCTTCCAGAGGGATGAGTCCACCCTGCTGGACCGGCTCCTCTCTGAAGGGGAGAGGGGGGACAAGGGGCGAGTGAGTCTGGTCATAGAGGACGAGAAGGGAGAGAACCTCAGGGTCACCCATCTGCAGCACCACGTTGAGGGCTTCCTCCAGCATGGACTCCTACCCTCTAATGTCATCCGCTTGCTCCTCAGACCGCTCATCCAGACCCAGCAGGACCTCCATCTCATCATGGAGCTACTGGAGAAAATGGGGATCTGCTATTGCATAAACAAACCCCGCAGCAAGCCTCTGAATGGCGCGACTGTGTGGTACAAGTTCCCCAGCTACGTCAGCAGCGAGGAGGTCCAGGTGGATGCTTCAGCCGGCGGGAGCTCTCTGCCTCTGTGTAACTTCTTCTCTGTGGAGCAGCTGCACATCCAGTACAGTTTCCCTTTCCTGTTTCCTCCTGGATTGTTCGCACGCTTCAGCGTGCAGATCAACAGCCACGTGGTGCAGCGTTCAGACAGCAAGCACCAGATCTTCGCTTATCGGGGTAAAGTTCCCGTGGTGATCAGCCACCGGCCTGCCAAAGGAAAGCTGCAGGTGGAGACTCTTTCCATCGCCAGCCACGCCTCACTGCCCAACATCTGGACTGCCTGGCAGGCCATCACTCCACTGGTGGAGGAGCTGAACATGCTGCTGCAGGAGTGGCCCGGTCTGCACTACTCTGTACATGTTCTCTGTTCCAAGTGCCTCAAGAGAGGGTCGTCCAACCCACACGCCTTCCCAG